From the Neosynechococcus sphagnicola sy1 genome, one window contains:
- a CDS encoding GIY-YIG nuclease family protein: MKYQIEVQLCQKGHFHAQVFDGNRQEIYKSDGFDNQDEAFEDAETWFRWSQNVIHGQADSIYYIVAVPHDWTGSTIIESHPYMGLRIKIGFSKHPEKRVRELQTGTSDLLMLHALEPGDRELERKRHTEFSDHRKIGEWFMCSKALADHILRTWAKYRVLPPRHQENISVLVNRIKLYKSLYKFWPDGPDLVNPPLDVPWKAKRLFLDLTDLA; this comes from the coding sequence ATGAAGTACCAAATTGAAGTGCAGCTTTGTCAAAAAGGTCACTTTCATGCCCAGGTTTTTGATGGAAACAGACAGGAGATATACAAGAGCGATGGGTTTGATAACCAAGATGAAGCTTTTGAAGATGCTGAAACTTGGTTTCGTTGGTCGCAGAATGTGATTCATGGTCAAGCAGACAGCATTTACTATATTGTGGCTGTACCACATGATTGGACAGGTTCGACTATTATCGAGTCTCATCCTTATATGGGGTTGCGTATAAAGATAGGTTTTTCAAAACATCCGGAGAAGAGAGTACGCGAGTTACAGACAGGCACATCAGATCTGTTAATGCTTCATGCCCTTGAACCAGGAGATCGGGAACTGGAGCGTAAACGACACACTGAATTCTCCGACCACCGGAAGATAGGAGAGTGGTTCATGTGTTCAAAAGCTCTTGCAGATCACATCCTACGAACTTGGGCAAAATACCGAGTGCTTCCTCCAAGACATCAAGAGAACATTTCAGTTCTAGTGAACCGAATCAAACTCTACAAATCCTTATACAAATTTTGGCCTGATGGCCCCGACCTCGTAAACCCTCCACTAGACGTGCCTTGGAAAGCCAAAAGACTTTTTCTTGATCTCACAGATCTCGCATAG